Within Oceanicoccus sp. KOV_DT_Chl, the genomic segment CCATTTGATAAAAGAATTCCCACTCTTCTACTAAATCCGAACCATGGGGTACATCAGCTACCCGGGGAGAATACTGCGCGTAAGCATTGGGAAACCCGATCCCTGTGCCAAAATATTTAATCGCCTCGCCACTCTGACTCATACCCGGAGTTTCCAGGGTTTGCTTGCAGGCGATAACGTAATCAGCAAGTCGCGCAGTGGTAGACATTTCTACATCGAACGTCACCAATAGCTCCAACGCTTCCATTGCTCGCTGGGTCTTGCGCTGGTCCGGCCAGGCTGCCATTGGATTACCGCCAATACAAATCAGCGCTTTTACTTGCCCCTCCCCCGTCAATAAAATCTCGTCAGCCAGCGCTGCGGTAGGCAAACCGGCGGCGGTGTCGGTAAGGCCGCGCACTCGTAATTTTTCGCCATAGCCCCACGCTTTAAAGGGCGCTAAAGCCTGCGCTTTCGGTGTATAGGCGGGCAACATGGCATTAGGGCGAGTGACCCGCTCTCCAGCTCTGGTATAAGCACCACAAACTGTATTTAGACAGGCCAGCAAATAATCCTTCAGATTGCAGTACATGGAAAAACTGGCGCCGGTTCCACTATTGGCATGACGAATTTTTGCGCCGGCAAATACCCTTGCCGCTTGCTGTAATTGCTGGGCGGGAATGCCCGCACGATCAGCCACATATTCTGGAGTAAAGGACGCGACATGCTCAGCCAATTGTTCAAAACCGGTGACATTATCTGCGACAAAATCGGCATCAAACAATTGCTCCTGAATAATCACATTGAGCATACCGGCGAGAATGGCGTGATCTTCACCGGGCCGGCATTGCAGATGGAAAGTGGCTTTACGCGCTGAATCCGACACGCGCGGGTCGATCACGATAAGCTGCATGCCCCGCGCTTGTGCTTCTTTCAATTTTTGCGCCGGGTTTTGGCCGGGTATGCCTGCAGACTTAGAAATAATCGGGTTACTTCCCACCAACAACCAGGCATCGGCTTGCTCAAAATCTGGTTCACCACCCAACCACTTGCCGTGCAACGCCGTGGAGATCTGCTTACCCGGCTGATCTATGGTGTTAGAGGTAAAAAACATGCGCGAACCAATCGCCCGCATAAACGCATTACCCACCCCCGCCGCAGTGGGTTGACCCGCATTGGGCGTACCCACATAAAAGGCCACGGATCGAGGTCCATACTGATCAACAATAGTCTTAATGCGCTCGGCAATTTCTACCACCGCTTGTTCACTCTTGATAGCCTGATGCGAACCGTCTGGTTGTTTTTTCAGTGAGGTTAATAAACGCCCTTGATGATTATGCAACTCCGGCAACGCTCGTCCCTTTGGGCAGGTATAGCCTTTAAATAAGGGGTTTTCTGGATCGCCGGTCACTTTAGTCACTTTGCGACGACCGGCATCATCTTCCACCGTGGCCAGCACCCCGCAGTTAGCAATACACAATCGGCAGATAGTTGGCACTATTGTGGCTGTTGTTGCAGTCATTGCGTAGACTCCCCCAGCGAGAGCTGAATGGTTTAACTGATTATTATTGTTGCAATGTAGTTTTGTTGCGCTATAAATGCTGCACTGATCATTTCAAAGCTCAAGAGCCAGTGCAATCAATGAAGCCCAAGCTTGCGAGAATGTAATTTTCACAAGCTCCATGATCAAGGGCGGTGATGCGCTCTAGCTGCCGCTAGCAATGCCCGTCATGAGCGATAGTTCGGCCACGCAGCCTTCACCTTCGGTTAAACTCTGGCGCCAGTTTTCTAAAAAAGTGCCCGCTTAACTGATGAGCAGCATAGCAATCAGCTGAAAGGAGCCCCAGAAGGCAAAGTGATTAAAGCTCAATCAGTTCACCCTGATCAAAAAACAACCTAACCTTTCCCGGCAGAGCCCCCAATTCGAGGTCCAGAACCGTTACCGCCTCGATTTTTTAACTGCGCCCTGCCCCAAAATTGCTTAATTTTCCTTCGACTTTTTAGCGCCAAAAATGATAGTATTCGCGGCGCTTGGCCAAAGCACGCCCTTTGGGCGCAAGCCACGCTGTAATCGGCAGGTCCCCCAGCTCACAAAATGCACCGCATTTGCTATAAGGCACACACTGCCAAAGCCCTTTAGGATCCAATAGGCTAAAGTCTGTTGGGGTTAACTCTGGGAAGACCCACCATTTTTACACACAGTAATAACTCCGATCCGTCGGATAGACTCATGGCTAAAGCTCTCTTCCGCGCCCAAACACTCTGGTGTCGCAGGGCTGGCACTGGTGGGTCACACTGTAATCGGCAGGCTACCAGCTCACAAAATGCATCGCACTTTGAAACCTTTTGGGCTGAGTGGGCACAGTCTCAATAGACAAAAGCCTATTGGGAATAACGCCGGAAAATCATCATTTTCATATATTTAACTACAGGAAAACCTACATGCTAACAGCCAGTAAACTAGAAAAAATTATCGAACTCGAAAACAATCTT encodes:
- a CDS encoding molybdopterin-dependent oxidoreductase, with the translated sequence MTATTATIVPTICRLCIANCGVLATVEDDAGRRKVTKVTGDPENPLFKGYTCPKGRALPELHNHQGRLLTSLKKQPDGSHQAIKSEQAVVEIAERIKTIVDQYGPRSVAFYVGTPNAGQPTAAGVGNAFMRAIGSRMFFTSNTIDQPGKQISTALHGKWLGGEPDFEQADAWLLVGSNPIISKSAGIPGQNPAQKLKEAQARGMQLIVIDPRVSDSARKATFHLQCRPGEDHAILAGMLNVIIQEQLFDADFVADNVTGFEQLAEHVASFTPEYVADRAGIPAQQLQQAARVFAGAKIRHANSGTGASFSMYCNLKDYLLACLNTVCGAYTRAGERVTRPNAMLPAYTPKAQALAPFKAWGYGEKLRVRGLTDTAAGLPTAALADEILLTGEGQVKALICIGGNPMAAWPDQRKTQRAMEALELLVTFDVEMSTTARLADYVIACKQTLETPGMSQSGEAIKYFGTGIGFPNAYAQYSPRVADVPHGSDLVEEWEFFYQMANHLGLELVFVAAFGFSKYQEASFEIMPLSTEQKPTMEDLYASICAHSRIPLEEVKKYPHGHIFDSDVRVAEKDFDCEAKLDCANAFMMSQLAEVFAQDYQAMHNTPDYPFRYIPRRHNNFMNSSGRSISKLTGENNWNPIWIHSDDMTALNVGNGDSVRISTPHDYILAVVEADDSLRRGVVAIAHAFGGLVEEDHLYKELGSNTGRLALTDEDFDPISGMPRMGNIPVAISPYHG